One uncultured Pseudodesulfovibrio sp. genomic window carries:
- a CDS encoding DUF748 domain-containing protein — MLAFLDKIKFGTPLLRRIVFWLLTAFVAYTLFGFFAAPAIMKSVLVSQVTKATNRETSVGEIYFNPLTLRLELSGLHIKNLKEEGDLLSLKHMEVAPGISTVWELAPVVSYLKLDGLTVDMTFYGDGKYSFSDLLGTPDSVNQKEAEKKPENKDNDAIFPFALYGFELTNSTITFDDRPRQKKHVISDIHLRVPFTSSIQDKIKEFTQPMFSAVVNGDPVELKGKTLPFDKTLLTEFELGAVDVDLNQYWKYVPIETPLKLKSGRFTSDISLYFERPDAQRMKLYLGGGGTLTDLELTSPTDGSVFSMKKLAFEMERFSLGDNALTIKQVTMNQPFFKVVRRADGDINWADYFPGSESGTTGPKVKTKADTNSAFVLDVRNFDLKDGTMDFRDDFVKGGFKRTFSQLDLSVDNLSTREAQTSVFKGSFGSEGFIYLNGETTLAPLSAKVTVAGKDLNVPAYAPYINEAQPLVVDSGKLGFSVDIAYSDQDGEPQVTAQNGTLNLSGLAVRKPDAEKPSLTLGALDVSGATLDLIARRVDVAEVKLTEPSASVIREKDGRLDLQRVMDEAAKAGEEIKAETEQPAEAEAEEAAPEETGEPETPWVATVKHFVVEDGSADFRDLALANPARLGVRNFKVDSTDITTEKGAEIPFALSGGWNGGGWFSVQGRATVEPLASTGSIKVEKFGLRPLDSYLAENTDLLISDGQAFAYLGYTFTGGETPKFTLKGSTGLAELKVKTTFEDAEMAGIDRLDVKGIDFSSDPMSLAIGEINLDGPRALIHLDKDGRLNINRALRLPESVPPAEVQTAEGEQPVPVPQAEVKKVEEQTEEKAAEEKPFFETLTVGKVGMQNGKVSFHDESVHPAFSTEVTDMTLTLTDIDQIPEARPKVDFKAKIGPTPVAVTGVVNPVITPIYSDLAISVNGMELVPLTPYTLKNLAYPIQKGRLYADVTFKTDDWVLDAKNKFFIEQLQLGKKDKRPDAPNIPVEFGLSLLQDSNGDMQLNLPISGRLDDPNFRIGGIVFKAIINLLFKALTSPFSLIGSMFGGGENMDFVVFDPGRSSLGSPGEEKLDTVIKALSERPKLKLEVDGVVDPVADKNGLIQAILEHKVKQAKYDELPRSKRAETTVDQITVAPDEYEDMLYEAYADEPDEEGVKPTTLFVTDRQPVDVMEKFIRDRIIITDEMFHQLAMERAGAVKEYIISKNPELTDRVFLLDRESKSEGKTGVPKHRADLGID, encoded by the coding sequence ATGCTGGCTTTCCTAGACAAGATTAAATTCGGTACCCCGCTCCTTCGACGCATCGTCTTCTGGCTGCTGACCGCGTTCGTGGCCTATACCCTGTTCGGCTTTTTCGCCGCACCCGCGATCATGAAATCGGTTCTGGTCAGCCAGGTCACCAAGGCCACCAACCGCGAGACCTCCGTAGGCGAAATCTATTTCAACCCGCTCACCCTCCGTCTGGAACTGTCCGGACTGCACATCAAGAACCTCAAGGAAGAAGGCGACCTCCTTTCACTGAAACACATGGAGGTGGCGCCCGGCATCTCCACGGTCTGGGAATTGGCCCCAGTGGTCAGCTATCTCAAACTCGACGGCCTTACCGTCGACATGACCTTTTACGGCGACGGCAAATACTCCTTCTCCGACCTGCTCGGCACCCCGGACAGCGTCAACCAGAAGGAAGCCGAAAAGAAGCCCGAGAACAAAGACAATGACGCGATCTTTCCCTTCGCCCTCTACGGTTTCGAGCTGACCAACTCGACCATAACCTTCGACGATCGGCCCCGCCAGAAGAAGCACGTCATCTCCGACATCCACCTGCGCGTGCCGTTCACCTCGAGCATCCAGGACAAGATCAAGGAATTCACGCAGCCGATGTTCTCGGCCGTGGTCAATGGCGATCCGGTGGAACTCAAAGGCAAGACCCTGCCCTTCGACAAGACGTTGCTGACCGAGTTCGAGCTGGGCGCCGTGGACGTCGACCTGAACCAGTACTGGAAATACGTGCCCATCGAGACACCGCTCAAGCTCAAGAGCGGTCGCTTCACATCGGACATCTCATTGTATTTCGAGCGGCCGGACGCCCAGCGGATGAAACTGTATCTTGGCGGCGGCGGCACCCTGACGGATCTGGAACTGACCTCGCCCACCGACGGCTCGGTTTTTTCCATGAAGAAGCTGGCCTTCGAGATGGAACGGTTTTCTCTGGGCGACAACGCCCTCACCATCAAGCAGGTGACCATGAACCAGCCGTTCTTCAAGGTCGTGCGCCGGGCGGACGGGGACATCAACTGGGCCGACTACTTCCCCGGCTCCGAGTCCGGGACCACCGGTCCGAAGGTCAAGACCAAGGCCGACACCAACTCCGCCTTCGTCCTGGACGTTCGCAATTTCGACCTCAAGGACGGAACCATGGATTTCCGTGACGACTTCGTCAAAGGCGGGTTCAAGCGGACATTCTCCCAGCTCGATCTTTCGGTGGACAACCTCTCCACCCGAGAGGCGCAGACCAGCGTGTTCAAGGGCTCCTTCGGCTCGGAAGGGTTCATCTATCTCAATGGTGAAACCACCCTGGCTCCCCTGTCGGCCAAGGTCACCGTGGCGGGCAAGGACCTGAACGTGCCCGCCTACGCCCCGTACATCAACGAAGCCCAGCCCCTGGTGGTGGACTCCGGCAAGCTCGGCTTTTCCGTGGACATCGCCTACAGCGACCAGGACGGCGAGCCGCAGGTAACCGCGCAGAACGGCACTCTGAACCTGTCCGGGCTGGCCGTGCGCAAGCCCGATGCCGAGAAACCGAGCCTCACCCTGGGTGCCCTGGACGTATCGGGAGCCACCCTGGATCTCATCGCACGCAGGGTGGATGTGGCCGAGGTCAAGCTGACCGAGCCGTCCGCCTCCGTCATCCGCGAAAAGGATGGCCGTCTGGATCTGCAGCGGGTCATGGACGAGGCCGCAAAGGCGGGCGAGGAAATCAAGGCCGAGACCGAACAACCGGCCGAAGCCGAAGCGGAGGAAGCGGCCCCCGAGGAAACCGGAGAGCCGGAAACGCCGTGGGTCGCGACAGTGAAACATTTTGTGGTGGAAGACGGTTCCGCCGACTTCCGCGATCTGGCCCTGGCCAACCCGGCCCGCCTCGGTGTGCGCAACTTCAAGGTCGACTCCACCGACATCACCACGGAAAAGGGCGCGGAGATACCCTTTGCCCTGAGCGGCGGCTGGAACGGCGGCGGCTGGTTCTCGGTCCAGGGCCGGGCCACGGTCGAGCCCCTGGCCTCCACGGGCTCCATCAAGGTCGAAAAATTCGGCCTGCGGCCCCTGGACAGCTACCTGGCTGAAAACACGGATTTGCTCATATCCGACGGTCAGGCCTTCGCCTACCTGGGTTACACCTTCACCGGCGGCGAGACCCCGAAATTCACCCTCAAGGGCAGCACCGGGCTGGCCGAACTCAAGGTCAAGACCACCTTCGAGGATGCGGAGATGGCGGGCATCGACCGTCTCGACGTCAAGGGCATCGACTTTTCGAGCGACCCCATGTCCCTGGCCATCGGCGAAATCAACCTAGACGGACCGCGCGCCCTGATCCATCTGGACAAGGACGGCAGGCTGAACATCAACCGCGCCCTGCGCCTGCCCGAATCCGTACCGCCTGCCGAGGTGCAGACCGCCGAGGGCGAGCAGCCCGTGCCGGTACCCCAGGCCGAGGTCAAGAAGGTGGAGGAACAGACAGAGGAAAAGGCCGCCGAGGAGAAGCCGTTCTTCGAGACCCTGACCGTGGGCAAGGTCGGCATGCAGAACGGCAAGGTCTCCTTCCACGACGAGAGCGTGCATCCCGCTTTCTCCACCGAGGTCACGGACATGACCCTGACCCTGACCGACATCGACCAGATCCCGGAGGCCCGGCCCAAGGTGGACTTCAAGGCCAAGATCGGTCCCACGCCCGTGGCCGTGACCGGCGTGGTCAACCCGGTAATCACGCCCATCTATTCCGACCTGGCCATCTCGGTGAACGGCATGGAGCTGGTGCCCCTGACTCCGTACACCCTGAAGAACCTCGCCTACCCCATCCAGAAGGGGCGGCTCTACGCGGACGTGACCTTCAAGACCGACGACTGGGTTCTGGACGCCAAGAACAAGTTCTTCATCGAACAGTTGCAGCTCGGCAAGAAGGACAAACGCCCCGACGCGCCCAACATCCCGGTGGAATTCGGTCTGTCCCTGCTCCAGGACTCCAACGGCGACATGCAGCTCAACCTGCCGATCTCCGGACGATTGGACGACCCGAACTTCCGCATTGGCGGCATCGTTTTCAAGGCGATCATCAACCTGTTGTTCAAGGCTTTGACCTCGCCGTTCTCCCTGATCGGCTCCATGTTCGGCGGCGGTGAAAACATGGACTTCGTGGTCTTCGATCCGGGCCGCTCCAGCCTGGGTTCTCCGGGAGAGGAAAAGCTGGACACCGTTATCAAGGCTCTGTCCGAACGCCCGAAACTCAAGCTAGAAGTGGACGGCGTGGTGGACCCGGTAGCCGACAAGAACGGCCTCATCCAGGCCATTCTGGAACACAAGGTCAAGCAGGCGAAGTACGACGAACTGCCCCGGTCCAAGCGGGCCGAAACCACGGTGGACCAGATCACGGTCGCGCCCGACGAATACGAGGACATGCTCTACGAGGCGTACGCCGACGAGCCGGACGAGGAAGGCGTCAAGCCCACCACCCTGTTCGTCACCGACCGCCAGCCAGTGGACGTCATGGAGAAATTCATCCGCGACCGCATCATCATTACCGACGAGATGTTCCACCAACTGGCCATGGAGCGCGCGGGCGCGGTCAAGGAGTACATCATCTCCAAGAACCCCGAGCTGACCGACCGCGTCTTCCTGCTGGACAGGGAGAGCAAGTCGGAAGGCAAGACCGGCGTGCCCAAGCACCGAGCGGACCTGGGCATCGACTAG
- the ispH gene encoding 4-hydroxy-3-methylbut-2-enyl diphosphate reductase, producing the protein MEVILAETAGFCMGVDMALTKLDKLVSEPDGHPIYILGPIIHNPQVLKRYAEKGVVMVHDPAEVPAGAHVVIRAHGITRQVEASLRERNVLIKDATCPRVKKAQLLIERNTTDDSELLLYGEADHPEVAGLVSYARNGHFVFGNAEELAGYSLTPGKRYVLAAQTTQDRVHFESIAADLTGRDDIEVVVLETICDATKLRQTEARDLAQSVDFMVVVGGYNSGNTRRLAQVVSDQGTPCQHVETVDELPLDDLAQYKRIGVTAGASTPRMLIDKVLAGLESL; encoded by the coding sequence GTGGAAGTCATTTTAGCCGAAACCGCCGGTTTCTGCATGGGTGTGGACATGGCCCTGACCAAGCTCGACAAGCTGGTCTCAGAGCCGGACGGCCACCCCATCTACATCCTCGGTCCGATCATCCATAATCCCCAGGTTCTCAAACGGTACGCCGAAAAGGGCGTGGTCATGGTCCACGACCCCGCCGAGGTCCCGGCTGGCGCGCACGTGGTCATCCGCGCCCACGGCATCACCCGGCAGGTGGAAGCCTCCCTCCGCGAGCGCAATGTGTTGATCAAGGACGCCACCTGCCCCCGCGTCAAGAAGGCCCAGCTGCTCATCGAGCGCAACACAACCGACGACAGCGAACTCCTCCTCTACGGCGAGGCCGACCATCCCGAAGTGGCCGGGTTGGTCAGCTATGCGCGCAACGGTCATTTCGTGTTCGGCAACGCCGAAGAACTGGCCGGGTACAGTCTGACTCCTGGCAAGCGCTATGTTCTCGCCGCCCAGACCACTCAGGACCGGGTTCACTTCGAGTCCATCGCCGCCGATCTGACCGGGCGGGACGATATCGAGGTGGTCGTTCTGGAAACCATCTGCGACGCCACCAAGTTGCGCCAGACCGAGGCCCGCGACCTGGCCCAAAGCGTGGATTTCATGGTCGTGGTCGGCGGCTACAACAGCGGCAACACCCGCCGCCTCGCCCAGGTCGTGTCCGACCAGGGTACGCCGTGCCAGCACGTCGAGACAGTGGACGAACTGCCGCTTGACGACCTCGCCCAATACAAGCGTATCGGCGTTACCGCCGGAGCCTCCACCCCCCGCATGCTCATCGACAAGGTCCTCGCCGGGTTGGAATCGCTGTAG
- a CDS encoding glutaminyl-peptide cyclotransferase, producing the protein MHSFRPALLLMLCLATLAWTTPVRAETPVIPCKVLAAYPHNPGTFTQGLFFHDGVFYESSGGYGRSFLAMMDPASGHPLKTETVAPELFAEGIAPSGENLRMLTWKSGIGQVYTLKGLMPVHPFAYRATAATTEGWGLASDGKRFIMSTGKSRLEWHDAKTFDKTGELSVTDDGQPVHWLNELEFVGEWLYANIWKSDRVAIIDVTDGKVQAWLDLSPLRERLSRGCGVANGIAYDAAGKRLYVTGKNWDQLFEIEIPKLR; encoded by the coding sequence ATGCATTCTTTCAGACCCGCTCTTCTCCTGATGCTCTGCCTCGCAACCCTCGCCTGGACAACGCCTGTCCGGGCGGAGACTCCTGTTATTCCCTGCAAGGTACTCGCCGCCTATCCGCACAATCCCGGCACCTTCACCCAGGGACTCTTTTTTCACGACGGGGTATTCTACGAGTCCTCCGGCGGGTACGGCCGATCGTTCCTGGCCATGATGGACCCGGCCTCGGGCCATCCCCTGAAGACCGAAACCGTCGCGCCAGAACTGTTCGCCGAAGGCATCGCCCCCAGTGGCGAAAACTTGCGCATGCTCACATGGAAATCAGGCATAGGACAGGTGTACACCCTCAAGGGACTGATGCCGGTGCACCCGTTCGCCTACCGGGCCACCGCCGCCACCACCGAGGGCTGGGGGCTGGCCTCTGACGGCAAACGCTTCATCATGTCCACAGGCAAGTCCCGGCTGGAATGGCACGACGCCAAGACTTTCGACAAGACCGGCGAACTATCGGTGACCGATGACGGCCAGCCGGTGCATTGGCTCAACGAGCTGGAGTTCGTGGGGGAATGGCTCTACGCCAACATCTGGAAATCGGACCGCGTGGCGATCATCGATGTGACGGACGGTAAGGTGCAGGCGTGGCTCGACCTCTCGCCCCTGCGCGAACGCCTTAGCCGAGGCTGCGGCGTGGCCAACGGGATCGCCTATGACGCAGCCGGGAAAAGGCTGTACGTCACAGGCAAGAACTGGGATCAGCTTTTTGAAATCGAAATACCGAAATTACGCTGA
- a CDS encoding ATP-binding protein has product MSDVNYYQGLAKSMMFTIILVSFAPLLVVVLIAGYQYSVAYEEKVEAHLRELVLKHDQTIDAYLDEKMAEIRVLAKVIDLGHLATPEGIRSLHDALTLGHGNDFVDLGLIDENGIQVAYSGPFRLQGLDYSHEPWFKAVREKTVHVSDVGLGMRGVPHFIIALRMRAEGREWVLRTTLDFIAFNRLVEDIRIGETGMAYIVNREGEFQTTPRRDMTAEVPFLRELARSLIGSADQVHGRAAMAVMDNPATHRETIFVTSPIKGGDWLMVYQQDTDDAFATLNRSRDLAIGILFLGGLSITIMAFLMSRRMARKVAKADAAKEILNEQVIEAGKLASVGELAAGIAHEINNPVAIMVEEAGWIQDLLEEGLSRDDNEREVQRALNQIRTQGARCKEITHKLLSFARKIDPTVMSFDLNDLVREIAELSGQRAKYANVVIETSLGDNIAPIEASPSEMQQVFLNLVNNAIDAMDPGGGDLDIITRQEGDTVLALVSDTGSGIPEANLSRIFDPFFTTKPVGKGTGLGLSIIYGIINKLGGTISVDSTVGRGTTFTISLPAGKAGDADGAGGEGDAAGDGIPKA; this is encoded by the coding sequence ATGTCCGACGTGAATTACTACCAGGGTCTGGCCAAAAGCATGATGTTCACCATCATCCTGGTCTCTTTCGCCCCGCTGCTCGTGGTCGTACTCATCGCCGGATACCAGTACAGCGTGGCCTACGAGGAGAAGGTCGAGGCCCATCTGCGCGAACTGGTCCTCAAGCACGATCAGACCATCGACGCCTACCTGGACGAAAAGATGGCCGAGATCAGGGTCCTGGCCAAGGTCATCGATCTCGGGCACCTGGCAACGCCCGAGGGCATCCGGTCTCTGCACGACGCGCTGACTTTGGGACACGGCAACGATTTTGTGGACCTCGGGCTCATCGACGAGAACGGCATCCAGGTCGCCTATTCCGGTCCGTTTCGGCTCCAGGGTTTGGATTACTCCCATGAGCCCTGGTTCAAGGCCGTACGCGAGAAAACTGTCCACGTCAGCGACGTGGGGCTGGGCATGCGCGGCGTACCGCACTTCATCATCGCCCTGCGTATGCGCGCCGAGGGCCGAGAGTGGGTTTTGCGCACCACGCTGGATTTCATCGCCTTCAACCGGCTGGTGGAGGATATCCGCATCGGCGAGACCGGCATGGCCTATATCGTCAACCGCGAGGGTGAATTCCAGACTACCCCGCGCCGGGACATGACCGCCGAGGTCCCGTTCCTGCGTGAACTGGCCCGGTCCCTGATCGGGAGCGCAGACCAGGTGCACGGACGGGCGGCCATGGCGGTCATGGACAATCCGGCGACCCATCGCGAGACGATTTTCGTGACCAGCCCGATCAAGGGCGGCGACTGGCTGATGGTCTACCAGCAGGATACGGACGATGCCTTCGCCACCCTGAACCGCAGCCGCGACCTGGCCATCGGCATCCTGTTCCTGGGCGGGTTGTCCATTACGATCATGGCCTTTTTGATGAGCCGTCGCATGGCCCGCAAGGTGGCCAAGGCGGACGCGGCCAAGGAGATACTCAACGAGCAGGTCATCGAGGCGGGCAAGCTGGCCTCTGTCGGCGAGCTGGCCGCGGGTATCGCCCACGAGATCAACAATCCGGTGGCCATCATGGTCGAAGAGGCGGGGTGGATTCAGGACCTCCTCGAGGAGGGGTTGTCCAGGGACGACAACGAGCGGGAAGTCCAGCGGGCCTTGAACCAGATCCGCACCCAGGGCGCGCGCTGCAAGGAGATCACCCACAAGCTGCTCTCCTTTGCCCGCAAGATCGACCCCACGGTCATGTCGTTCGACCTCAACGACCTGGTCCGGGAGATCGCGGAACTGTCCGGACAGCGGGCCAAATACGCCAACGTGGTCATCGAGACCAGCCTGGGCGACAACATCGCGCCCATCGAGGCCAGCCCGTCCGAGATGCAGCAGGTCTTCCTCAATCTGGTCAACAACGCCATCGACGCCATGGACCCGGGCGGCGGCGACCTGGACATCATCACCCGACAGGAGGGCGACACGGTCCTGGCCCTGGTCTCGGACACCGGCTCCGGCATCCCGGAGGCCAACCTGTCGCGCATCTTCGATCCGTTTTTCACCACCAAGCCCGTGGGCAAGGGGACCGGGCTGGGCCTGTCCATCATCTACGGGATCATCAACAAGCTGGGCGGGACCATCTCCGTCGATTCGACCGTTGGACGCGGCACCACCTTCACCATCAGCCTGCCCGCCGGAAAGGCCGGGGATGCGGACGGTGCTGGCGGTGAAGGCGACGCGGCCGGTGACGGAATCCCCAAGGCGTAA
- a CDS encoding molybdenum cofactor biosynthesis protein MoaE, translated as MDINKALADLKKEPGFTENVGMVLVHNGVVRGWSRKGHEEVSSIEITPDFEKMEEIRKEIEGREGIFRAWCHANSGQMKPGDDVLFLIVAGDIRENVKPALADLLDRIKSEAVTKKEIFA; from the coding sequence ATGGATATCAACAAGGCCTTGGCAGATCTGAAGAAGGAACCCGGGTTCACCGAGAACGTGGGTATGGTGCTGGTGCACAACGGCGTGGTGCGCGGCTGGTCCCGCAAGGGACACGAGGAGGTCTCCTCCATCGAGATCACCCCCGATTTCGAGAAAATGGAGGAGATCCGCAAGGAGATCGAAGGGCGCGAAGGCATATTCCGGGCCTGGTGCCACGCCAATTCCGGGCAGATGAAGCCCGGCGACGACGTGCTGTTCCTGATCGTGGCCGGAGACATCCGCGAAAACGTCAAACCCGCGCTGGCCGACCTTTTGGACCGCATCAAGTCCGAAGCCGTGACCAAGAAAGAGATTTTCGCGTAG
- the moaA gene encoding GTP 3',8-cyclase MoaA, with product MHEHLEDKHGREVSYMRISVTDRCNLRCTYCAGEGMEFIPHPNILRYEEIEELIAMARNLGVQKIRFTGGEPFVRKGFADFMIHAAKRFTDMDLCVTTNATLIGPDVARLAEAGIRRVNISLDTLDPAKFVTITGRDHFTVVRENIDRCLDAGMTLKVNAVAMKGVNDDELGDFIEFARTHPVDFRFIEFMPVGTETGWEDGRVWTAAEILSEARAFTELTPVTKSGERRHGPARMFNIKDGIGRIGLISPYTDHFCSTCNRLRITSDGNLRTCLFSDKVYRLRSVLRHPALGMEHVERIIRLAGKNKPIGNELLRRMRASDHGVCKTRMASIGG from the coding sequence ATGCACGAGCATCTGGAGGACAAGCACGGCCGCGAGGTCAGCTACATGCGCATCAGCGTGACCGACCGTTGCAACCTTCGCTGTACCTACTGCGCGGGCGAAGGGATGGAATTCATCCCGCACCCGAACATTCTGCGGTACGAAGAGATCGAGGAACTCATCGCCATGGCCCGCAACCTTGGCGTGCAGAAGATCCGATTCACCGGCGGCGAGCCCTTTGTGCGTAAGGGATTCGCGGACTTCATGATCCACGCGGCAAAGCGTTTCACCGACATGGACCTGTGCGTGACCACCAATGCCACGCTCATCGGCCCGGACGTGGCGCGGCTCGCCGAGGCGGGCATCCGCCGGGTGAACATCTCCCTGGACACCCTGGACCCGGCGAAATTCGTGACCATCACCGGCCGCGATCATTTCACCGTGGTCCGCGAGAACATTGACCGCTGCCTGGACGCAGGGATGACCCTGAAGGTCAACGCGGTGGCCATGAAGGGCGTCAATGACGACGAACTGGGCGATTTCATCGAGTTCGCCCGTACTCATCCCGTGGATTTCCGGTTCATCGAGTTCATGCCCGTTGGCACGGAGACGGGGTGGGAAGACGGGCGCGTTTGGACCGCGGCAGAGATCTTGTCCGAGGCCCGGGCCTTCACCGAACTGACCCCGGTGACCAAGTCCGGCGAGCGCCGCCACGGCCCTGCCCGCATGTTCAACATCAAAGACGGCATCGGGCGGATCGGTCTGATCTCTCCCTATACCGACCATTTCTGCTCCACCTGCAATCGGCTTCGGATCACTTCGGACGGCAACCTGCGGACCTGCCTCTTTTCGGACAAGGTCTACCGGCTGCGCTCTGTCCTGCGCCATCCCGCCCTGGGCATGGAGCATGTCGAGAGGATTATCCGTCTGGCCGGCAAGAACAAACCCATCGGCAACGAGCTGCTGCGCCGCATGCGTGCGTCGGATCACGGGGTCTGCAAAACCCGCATGGCCTCCATTGGCGGGTAG
- the lgt gene encoding prolipoprotein diacylglyceryl transferase, which yields MLNYPQFDPVMISLGPLQLRWYGMMYVFGILSGWLLGRYRATKPWNKMTPKLMDDFITWAILGVVLGGRIGYVLFYNPSFYLSEPLKIFAVWEGGMSFHGGCLGVLAACWLFGRVHGMSFPEVGDFVSPLVPPGLFFGRIGNFINGELWGRYTDLPWAMPFPGAGGLPRHPSQLYEAALEGLLLFIIVWFYSAKPRPKGCVGALFLLGYGVFRFLVEFAREPDRQLGFVALHWMSMGQVLCLPMILFGAGWLIWSYRKSA from the coding sequence ATGCTCAATTACCCTCAATTCGACCCGGTCATGATCTCACTCGGCCCGCTGCAGTTGCGCTGGTACGGCATGATGTACGTCTTCGGCATCTTGTCCGGCTGGCTGCTCGGCCGCTACCGGGCCACCAAGCCGTGGAACAAGATGACGCCCAAGCTCATGGACGACTTCATCACCTGGGCCATTCTCGGCGTGGTCCTGGGCGGGCGCATCGGCTACGTCCTGTTCTACAATCCGTCCTTCTACCTGTCCGAACCACTTAAAATTTTTGCGGTATGGGAGGGCGGCATGTCCTTCCACGGCGGTTGTCTGGGCGTGCTGGCGGCCTGCTGGCTGTTCGGCCGCGTCCATGGCATGTCCTTCCCGGAGGTGGGCGACTTCGTCTCCCCGCTGGTCCCGCCCGGGCTCTTTTTCGGACGCATCGGCAACTTCATCAACGGCGAACTGTGGGGCCGCTATACGGACCTGCCCTGGGCCATGCCGTTTCCGGGCGCAGGCGGGTTGCCCCGGCACCCCTCGCAGCTGTACGAGGCCGCCCTCGAAGGGCTGCTCCTGTTCATCATCGTCTGGTTCTACTCGGCCAAGCCGAGGCCCAAGGGGTGCGTGGGCGCGCTCTTCCTGCTCGGCTACGGTGTGTTCCGCTTCCTGGTGGAATTCGCCCGCGAGCCTGACCGCCAGCTTGGCTTCGTGGCCCTGCATTGGATGTCCATGGGCCAGGTACTCTGTCTGCCCATGATCCTGTTCGGCGCGGGTTGGTTGATTTGGTCTTATCGCAAGTCAGCGTAA
- a CDS encoding CerR family C-terminal domain-containing protein, protein MNESPDVNTKQALLLAAMEVFADKGFDSATVRDICGLAKANVAAVNYHYGSKDGLYTAVLEEIFPKGEEWISNLDDGLPPEERLLQFIKGLAEEIYTQSSGQINQKWAIFLREMAKPSHNLNLIVQHQVQPRANELREILTLLLGPDASDQTLAYCSSNIWALILDHVLTQPILDRLTPHRPNLGLDVQDFVDHVFHFALGGINAVKQRA, encoded by the coding sequence ATGAACGAATCCCCGGACGTCAATACCAAACAAGCCCTTTTGCTCGCCGCCATGGAGGTTTTCGCGGACAAGGGTTTCGATTCCGCCACCGTGCGGGACATATGCGGTTTGGCCAAGGCAAACGTAGCGGCGGTGAACTACCATTACGGCAGCAAGGACGGCCTGTACACGGCTGTGCTTGAAGAGATTTTTCCCAAGGGTGAGGAATGGATTTCCAACCTTGACGACGGGCTGCCCCCGGAGGAACGGCTCCTCCAGTTCATCAAGGGACTGGCCGAAGAAATTTACACCCAGAGCTCCGGGCAGATCAACCAGAAGTGGGCCATTTTTCTCCGTGAGATGGCCAAGCCGAGCCACAATCTGAATCTCATTGTCCAGCATCAGGTCCAGCCGCGCGCCAACGAATTGCGTGAAATCCTAACCCTGCTCCTGGGGCCGGACGCGTCGGATCAGACCCTGGCCTACTGCAGCTCGAACATCTGGGCGCTCATTCTCGACCACGTGCTGACCCAGCCCATTCTGGACAGACTCACCCCGCACCGCCCCAATCTCGGACTCGACGTTCAGGATTTCGTGGACCATGTGTTCCACTTCGCCCTGGGCGGCATCAATGCGGTGAAACAACGCGCGTAA
- a CDS encoding nitroreductase family protein, with protein sequence MTMSVKEAIAARHSVRSFAGEPVSEAALQELLEAARQAPSSLNSQPWRFIPVTDETTREWIASSEVSKKQRWLAGASAILVCCADLEGYVRDTQASAFFYKEHKVLDEEPTQGVLDYAENAEKSSETARFGASAMNVALAVSFIMLRAVELGLGTCWVGMFNEAPLKERFGLTPDQRVVCLLAVGHPDESSVPPRKRKSLDEIVLK encoded by the coding sequence ATGACCATGTCCGTCAAGGAAGCCATTGCAGCCCGGCACAGCGTGCGTTCGTTTGCCGGGGAGCCCGTGTCCGAAGCGGCTCTCCAGGAGTTGTTGGAGGCGGCCCGGCAGGCCCCGTCCAGCCTGAATTCCCAGCCGTGGCGGTTCATCCCGGTCACTGACGAGACGACCCGTGAGTGGATCGCTTCAAGCGAAGTATCCAAGAAACAGCGCTGGCTGGCAGGCGCTTCGGCCATCCTGGTCTGCTGCGCGGACCTTGAAGGGTATGTCCGTGACACCCAGGCGAGCGCCTTCTTCTACAAGGAACACAAGGTCCTTGACGAAGAGCCGACGCAGGGGGTTCTGGATTACGCGGAGAACGCGGAGAAGTCGTCCGAGACCGCCCGTTTCGGCGCGTCGGCCATGAACGTGGCCCTGGCCGTGTCCTTCATCATGCTCCGCGCCGTGGAACTCGGTCTGGGCACCTGCTGGGTGGGCATGTTCAACGAAGCCCCGCTCAAGGAGCGCTTCGGCCTGACCCCGGACCAGCGCGTGGTCTGCCTCCTGGCCGTCGGCCACCCCGACGAATCGTCCGTCCCGCCCCGCAAGCGCAAGTCCCTAGACGAGATCGTCCTCAAGTAG